The following proteins are co-located in the Nilaparvata lugens isolate BPH chromosome 14, ASM1435652v1, whole genome shotgun sequence genome:
- the LOC111058025 gene encoding uncharacterized protein LOC111058025, with the protein MDGRKIFLLILEICLLIHNCIANSSINQGENRIGVRERRSVNKNECLALQVSTNPQLHTFGQTFTELASGLNKIPKNFKGDVILFVGNTGAGKSSLVHILAGEGATFVGKEIGEDTGDYYIEDTSGKFVTNTTISSTTTYPEAVVDATSGAVLFDTPGFRDTRSAIHEIVATYGLHSVAEMSKRIKIALLVNHNSLTPSGPRDDFTNTLESFFSLFNNTHKFQESTYLIATKTPNQHIIRHGKITRVTAETQIKGVSQFLKGVSNTLDNREGNYVNEKFIKNAQALIHSLEGKIALFMKPDDSGPVLESHSIQQSIKSIREMLLSKDGYVEVEVGDFGFAVSDRAKVYIRELYDLMNNHIVEVSKSFAVSFNKFVTTHFKSFGDIQTIKNHLQSTVQHVGHLIQKTKVSTTPSDYVDAIINLADGIQMEFCSRHVLTEIKQLDGYLDGLKKITDHNRYDPSKWSNSLHPLERSVQNELMFYNLIDNLYKKVTDYSVIFKDPTVLRLKHETEFRMPILMAEKFIKHLGLTQFKITSDKLEEVNSFLKKIVGKESIFLSKSNTVVVVDSVLKTSGLHLDKLGKGRLSKTVVLVALRKLYIDSDLVMKGWNLIVIAPEWHVLGKFTLSVDGKDPSATYRGQASPGEHGKDGASGSSAGNFLGVALHYFNSHQLTISASGGNGERGQDGGDGKDGRDGQDDFYPRRWIDDNDSESISPLFNFANSWSDTYIRRADYGSDGGDAGQGGRGGLGGSSGSIKTVQLHSFSPDRSTHRLQDGIKGRDGVNGRPGKGGLRGCDIIDEEYERRILFFTTSRGKKSRFVDCHRRRNFDGTIRPRGPNFQVRPTAVPQPPSICLQYNEVKHLFQDNNDIVSHSTTVEFQNSFKKHFGCY; encoded by the exons atggacgggaGGAAAATTTTTCTGCTTATCCTGGAAATTTGTCTCTTGATTCATAATTGCATTGCTAATTCAag TATAAATCAAGGAGAAAACAGGATTGGAGTTCGCGAACGGAGATCTGTCAATAAAAAT GAATGCTTAGCCCTGCAAGTTTCCACCAACCCACAACTGCACACATTTGGCCAGACATTCACTGAACTGGCCTCTGGGTTGAACAAGATTCCCAAAAACTTCAAAGGCGATGTCATCCTATTTGTTGGCAACACTGGAGCAGGGAAAAGTTCCCTGGTGCACATTTTGGCGGGAGAGGGTGCTACATTTGTGGGGAAAGAAATCGGCGAGGACACAGGTGACTACTACATAGAGGACACATCTGGGAAATTTGTGACAAATACAACCATTTCCTCGACCACCACCTATCCTGAGGCAGTTGTGGATGCCACCTCTGGAGCGGTGCTCTTTGACACACCCGGGTTCCGCGACACCAGGAGTGCAATCCATGAGATAGTTGCCACCTATGGGCTACACAGTGTTGCCGAGATGTCCAAACGCATCAAAATTGCCCTACTGGTCAACCACAATTCCCTCACACCATCAGGACCCAGGGATGACTTCACCAACACACTGGAGAGTTTCTTCAGCCTGTTCAACAACACCCACAAGTTCCAAGAGAGCACCTACCTGATTGCCACAAAAACACCGAATCAGCACATTATCCGGCATGGCAAAATCACTCGAGTGACAGCTGAAACACAGATAAAAGGTGTTTCACAGTTCTTGAAAGGAGTTTCCAATACATTGGATAACCGTGAGGGGAATTATGTCAAtgagaaattcatcaaaaatgcTCAAGCACTTATTCATAGCCTGGAGGGGAAAATTGCTCTCTTCATGAAGCCAGATGACAGTGGACCTGTCTTAGAATCACATTCCATACAGCAGTCAATAAAATCAATACGTGAAATGCTTCTTAGCAAGGATGGATATGTTGAAGTGGAGGTAGGTGATTTTGGATTTGCTGTGTCAGACAGAGCCAAGGTGTACATCAGAGAATTATATGATCTCATGAACAACCACATAGTGGAAGTGAGCAAATCCTTCGCAGTATcttttaataaatttgtaacCACTCACTTCAAAAGCTTTGGAGATATACAAACCATCAAAAACCATCTGCAGAGCACTGTGCAGCATGTGGGACATCTGATACAGAAAACCAAAGTGTCAACAACTCCAAGTGACTATGTTGATGCCATCATAAATCTGGCTGACGGAATTCAAATGGAATTCTGCAGCAGACATGTCCTCACTGAAATCAAACAGTTGGATGGTTACCTTGATGGACTGAAGAAGATCACTGACCACAACCGGTATGATCCAAGCAAATGGTCCAACTCACTTCACCCACTTGAACGTTCTGTGCAGAATGAACTGATGTTCTACAATTTAATTGACAATTTGTACAAGAAGGTGACAGACTACTCAGTGATTTTCAAGGATCCAACTGTACTCAGACTGAAACATGAAACTGAATTCAGGATGCCAATATTGATGGCAGAGAAATTCATCAAGCACTTGGGGTTGACTCAGTTCAAGATAACATCTGACAAATTAGAAGAAGTCAATTCATTCCTGAAGAAAATTGTTGGAAAAGAGAGCATATTCCTCTCTAAATCAAACACTGTGGTTGTGGTAGATAGTGTCTTGAAAACTAGTGGTTTGCATCTGGATAAACTAGGAAAAGGCAGACTTTCAAAAACTGTGGTGCTGGTTGCATTGCGGAAATTGTACATTGATTCAGATCTAGTGATGAAAGGTTGGAATCTGATTGTGATAGCTCCAGAATGGCACGTGTTGGGTAAGTTCACACTGAGCGTAGATGGTAAAGATCCATCGGCTACATATAGGGGCCAAGCTTCACCTGGGGAGCATGGGAAGGATGGTGCATCTGGCTCATCTGCAGGCAACTTTCTTGGAGTTGCACTGCACTACTTCAACAGTCACCAATTGACAATCAGTGCCAGTGGAGGCAATGGAGAGAGAGGACAGGATGGTGGTGATGGTAAAGATGGTAGGGATGGTCAAGATGATTTTTATCCCAGGAGATGGATTGATGACAATGACTCAGAGAGTATTTCCCCATTGTTCAACTTTGCCAACTCGTGGTCTGACACATACATACGTAGAGCAGATTATGGCAGTGATGGTGGTGATGCCGGCCAAGGTGGCAGAGGGGGTTTGGGTGGTTCCTCAGGCTCAATAAAGACAGTACAGTTGCACAGTTTCTCACCAGATCGCAGCACACATCGCTTGCAAGATGGTATCAAAGGCAGGGATGGTGTAAATGGCCGTCCTGGGAAGGGTGGTCTACGTGGTTGTGACATCATTGATGAAGAGTATGAGAGGCGCATTCTGTTCTTCACCACCAGTCGTGGAAAGAAGAGCCGCTTTGTGGATTGCCACAGGAGGCGCAACTTTGATGGCACAATCCGGCCCAGAGGACCAAATTTTCAAGTGAGACCCACAGCAGTGCCACAGCCTCCCAGCATTTGTTTGCAGTACAATGAAGTGAAGCACCTTTTTCAAGACAACAATGACATTGTTTCACACTCAACTACTGTTGAATTCCAAAACTCATTCAAAAAACATTTTGGCTGTTATTGA
- the LOC120354140 gene encoding patched domain-containing protein 1-like: MGCRCKTFVDDTLTKLFYKLGLQVGRTPGYFIIIPILLTLLCITGYQRIQYEMDPEYLFSPEEGPGKTERAIVEHYFKMNYSSRFNPTRITRAGRFGRVIVIPRDGGDNLLSVEAWRELRDLDAICEKCKHSVWGGQNQLQI; encoded by the exons ATGGGCTGCCGGTGTAAAACGTTCGTAGATGACACCTTAACGAAATTATTTTACAAGTTGGGTTTACAAGTCGGCAGAACTCCAGGCTATTTCATTATTATACCCAtcctactcacgctattgtgcATCACAGG ATACCAAAGAATACAGTATGAAATGGACCCTGAATACCTGTTTAGTCCGGAGGAGGGCCCGGGAAAGACAGAGAGGGCAATCGTTGAACATTATTTCAAGATGAATTACAGTAGTAGATTCAATCCAACGCGAATTACTCGGGCTG GGCGTTTCGGGCGTGTGATCGTGATACCACGTGACGGCGGCGACAACCTGTTGTCCGTGGAGGCGTGGAGGGAGTTGAGAGATCTGGACGCCATTTGTGAGAAATGCAAGCATAGTGTTTGGGGAGGACAGAATCAGCTACAGATATGA
- the LOC111058029 gene encoding vicilin-like seed storage protein At2g18540, which produces MEGGGEGGAMRGEEETEGETKSRKRRSPENRNLKNPSHFLGLAGSDDIEWKREQEEKEKWKRRQEEKERRTEQEEKENSRKRRSPENRNFKNPSHFLGLAGSDDIEWKRRQEEKERRTEEQENEREMEKDDKYRDKKEGEEEEFQRKLEEEERKSRTKQDAWEKKNEEAEKTWKEVVKNWGKEGRRDDNYTGGRKK; this is translated from the coding sequence atggaaggaggaggagaaggaggagcaatgagaggagaagaagaaacagaaggAGAAACCAAAAGTAGAAAGAGAAGATCACCAGAAAACAGAAATCTCAAAAATccatcacattttctcggactGGCAGGGAGTGATGACATAGAATGGAAGAGAGAacaagaggagaaggaaaaatggaagagaagacAGGAGGAAAAGGAAAGAAGAACGGAacaagaggagaaagagaatagTAGAAAGAGAAGATCACcagaaaacagaaatttcaaaaatccatcacattttctcggactGGCAGGGAGTGATGACATAGAATGGAAGAGAAGACAGGAGGAAAAGGAAAGAAGAACGGAAGAAcaggagaatgagagagagatggagaaaGATGACAAATACAGGGACAAAAAGGAAGGTGAAGAGGAAGAGTTCCAGAGAAAATTGGAGGAAGAGGAACGTAAAAGTAGAACGAAACAAGATGCATGGGAGAAAAAGAATGAAGAAGCAGAGAAAACATGGAAAGAAGTAGTAAAGAATTGGGGGAAAGAGGGAAGACGTGATGATAATTATACAGGtggaagaaaaaaatag